The following proteins are encoded in a genomic region of Xanthomonas cassavae CFBP 4642:
- a CDS encoding MMPL family transporter produces MAFKLTANRRIGLALLWLALLAVAGFWLSETLKVTGDLRKFMPAPRTPAQKLLIEELGEGPGSRLLLMALSNSDPVTLAEQSQQLQKALSAQPDLFELVGNGGNAGLEGIPERLLPYRYLLSDSFDTTRLDASTLEAALQARVQDLGSPAAALVEPLLPRDPTLEVLHLAETLQPAAAPQTRNEVWFDRAGSSALLVAQTRAAGFDPTGQQRAYDAVQAAFATATQGSSTRLTLTGPGAFAVEITARTQGESQWIGTLDTVGLVLLLLIAYRSWKIPVLGVLPLASAGLAGLAAVALLFDGVHGITIAFGFTLIGVVQDYPIHLFSHQRPGLDPRDNARHLWPTLATGVVSTCIAYVTFLFSGVDGLRQLAVFTIAGLAAAAVSTRWLLPALIDPAARDHADSRLLATLWRGIARLPRPRISLAVMAVIGIAVIAFAPGQFWQNDLSKLTPVPPNALAQDTHLRQELGAPDVRYVLAVPAASDEAALQASEQLRPRLDALVRAGALSGYDMAARYLPSARTQQARQAALPDAAQARAMTEQAVASTPLRSDAFAPFLQDLDTAKHAAPLLPRDLVGSPLATSVGGLLLGRGDRSTALVSLTGLRDPAVLAAAVQGSGAQLLDLKDASESLVAAYRGRVLGALVLAALLLAATVAIALRSPRRIVRVLLPMALTTVLILAILRGIGVELTLFHLIALILAAGLGLDYALFFDHAGDDHADQLRTLHALIVCSLMTLLVFALLAASSIPVLRAIGSTVALGVLFNFILALLVSREPAQERMANGEPHAGT; encoded by the coding sequence ATGGCGTTTAAGTTGACTGCAAACCGCCGCATCGGCCTGGCATTGCTGTGGCTGGCCTTGCTGGCGGTCGCTGGATTCTGGTTGAGCGAGACGCTCAAGGTCACCGGCGATCTGCGTAAATTCATGCCCGCCCCGCGCACGCCGGCGCAGAAACTCCTGATCGAAGAACTCGGCGAAGGCCCCGGATCGCGGCTGCTGCTGATGGCGTTGTCCAACAGCGACCCGGTCACCCTGGCCGAGCAGTCGCAGCAACTGCAGAAAGCGCTGTCCGCACAGCCGGACCTGTTCGAACTGGTTGGCAACGGTGGCAACGCCGGGCTGGAGGGGATTCCGGAACGCTTGCTGCCGTACCGCTACCTGCTCAGCGACAGCTTCGACACGACACGGCTGGACGCATCGACCCTGGAAGCGGCCCTGCAGGCGCGCGTGCAGGATCTGGGCTCGCCGGCGGCGGCGCTGGTGGAGCCACTGCTGCCACGCGACCCCACCCTGGAGGTGCTGCACCTGGCCGAAACCCTGCAGCCAGCGGCCGCACCGCAGACGCGCAACGAGGTGTGGTTCGACCGTGCCGGCAGCTCGGCTCTGCTGGTGGCGCAGACGCGTGCGGCCGGTTTCGATCCCACCGGGCAGCAGCGGGCCTACGACGCAGTGCAGGCGGCGTTTGCCACGGCCACCCAAGGCAGCAGCACACGGCTGACACTCACCGGCCCGGGAGCGTTTGCGGTGGAAATCACCGCACGCACGCAGGGCGAATCGCAGTGGATCGGCACGCTCGATACGGTGGGCCTGGTGCTGCTGCTGTTGATCGCCTACCGCAGCTGGAAGATCCCGGTCCTTGGCGTGTTGCCGCTGGCGAGCGCTGGCCTGGCCGGGCTGGCCGCCGTGGCGCTGCTGTTCGATGGCGTGCATGGCATCACCATTGCCTTTGGCTTCACCTTGATCGGGGTGGTGCAGGATTATCCGATCCACCTGTTCAGTCATCAGCGCCCCGGTCTGGATCCACGCGACAACGCGCGGCATCTATGGCCGACGCTGGCCACCGGCGTGGTATCCACCTGCATCGCGTATGTGACCTTCCTGTTCTCCGGGGTGGACGGCCTGCGCCAGCTGGCGGTGTTCACCATCGCCGGGCTGGCCGCCGCCGCGGTGAGTACACGCTGGCTGTTGCCGGCCTTGATCGACCCGGCCGCGCGCGACCACGCCGATTCGCGGCTGCTGGCCACGCTGTGGCGCGGCATCGCACGGCTGCCGCGGCCGCGCATCAGCCTGGCGGTGATGGCGGTGATCGGCATCGCGGTGATCGCGTTCGCGCCCGGTCAGTTCTGGCAGAACGATCTCTCCAAGCTGACGCCGGTACCGCCCAATGCATTGGCCCAGGACACCCACCTGCGCCAGGAGCTGGGTGCGCCGGATGTGCGCTACGTGCTTGCCGTGCCTGCGGCCAGCGACGAAGCCGCGCTGCAGGCCAGCGAGCAGCTGCGCCCGCGTCTGGATGCGCTGGTGCGCGCCGGCGCGCTGAGCGGCTACGACATGGCCGCGCGGTACCTGCCCAGCGCCCGGACCCAGCAGGCACGTCAGGCGGCGTTGCCGGATGCCGCGCAGGCGCGCGCCATGACCGAGCAGGCGGTAGCGAGCACGCCATTGCGTAGCGATGCGTTTGCGCCCTTCCTGCAGGATCTGGACACGGCCAAGCATGCCGCGCCGCTGCTGCCCAGGGATCTGGTCGGCTCGCCGCTGGCTACCTCGGTCGGTGGGCTCCTGCTGGGGCGTGGCGACCGCAGCACCGCGCTGGTGTCGTTGACCGGCCTGCGCGACCCGGCAGTGCTGGCAGCGGCGGTGCAGGGCAGTGGTGCGCAGCTGCTGGACCTGAAGGACGCGTCCGAATCGCTGGTGGCCGCCTACCGTGGACGCGTGCTCGGCGCGCTGGTGTTGGCCGCCTTGCTGCTGGCGGCGACGGTGGCGATCGCGCTGCGCAGCCCGCGCCGCATCGTGCGCGTGCTGCTGCCGATGGCGCTGACCACGGTGCTGATCCTTGCCATCCTGCGCGGCATCGGCGTGGAACTCACTCTGTTCCACCTGATCGCGCTGATCCTGGCTGCCGGGCTTGGTCTGGACTACGCGCTGTTCTTCGATCATGCCGGCGACGACCATGCCGATCAGCTGCGCACGCTGCATGCCCTGATCGTGTGCAGCCTGATGACGCTGCTGGTGTTCGCCTTGCTGGCCGCCTCCAGCATTCCGGTCTTGCGTGCCATCGGCAGCACGGTGGCGCTGGGGGTATTGTTCAATTTCATTCTGGCCTTGCTGGTGTCGCGCGAACCGGCGCAGGAACGCATGGCCAACGGAGAGCCGCATGCAGGGACGTGA
- a CDS encoding LolA-related protein, with product MPMRRTLPWMLILLFSAAPLCAAPPEALDVGMVLQRLARPAPVSTEFVELRGSALLKTPLRVQGHYRRPDAQTLVREVSAPYHETTTLQGDEGVLERDGKPPRRFSLSRVPELAGLKSGFGALLAGDRALLEQQYRLSGQGTAQTWQLTLQPKDAAVAKQVRELRLYGRNDELRCIESVPAKGDVQRTLLAGAARAAADVTDVVALTTLCHGPGA from the coding sequence ATGCCGATGCGCCGCACCCTGCCGTGGATGCTGATACTGCTGTTCAGCGCCGCACCGCTATGCGCCGCACCGCCTGAGGCCTTGGACGTCGGCATGGTGCTGCAGCGCCTGGCGCGCCCTGCGCCGGTCAGTACCGAGTTCGTCGAACTGCGTGGCTCGGCGCTGCTGAAGACGCCGTTGCGCGTGCAGGGCCACTACCGCCGCCCGGATGCGCAGACATTGGTGCGCGAGGTCAGCGCGCCGTATCACGAGACCACCACCTTGCAGGGCGATGAGGGCGTGCTGGAACGCGACGGCAAGCCGCCGCGCCGCTTCTCGTTGAGCCGCGTGCCCGAGCTGGCCGGGTTGAAATCCGGCTTCGGCGCGCTGCTGGCCGGCGACCGCGCGCTGCTGGAACAGCAGTATCGCCTCAGCGGGCAAGGTACAGCGCAGACCTGGCAGCTGACGCTGCAGCCCAAGGACGCCGCGGTGGCCAAGCAGGTGCGCGAACTGCGTCTGTATGGCCGCAATGATGAGTTGCGGTGTATCGAAAGCGTACCCGCCAAGGGGGATGTGCAGCGCACGCTGCTGGCCGGCGCGGCCCGCGCGGCGGCCGACGTGACCGATGTCGTAGCGCTGACGACGCTCTGCCACGGTCCGGGCGCGTGA